Part of the Paludisphaera borealis genome, CCTGTTCGGAGCCTTCCAGGCCGGGACGTTTCCCGCAATCTCGCGGATGATCGCCGACTGGATTCCGATGGACGAGCGCGGCCGGGTTCAGGGATTGGTCTGGATGTCGAGCCGGCTCGGCGGCGTCATCGCCCCCATGTTGATGGTCTGGCTGTTCAAGGTGATGGGCGCCCCGCAATGGCCGCTGGTGCTGATCGCCCTCCTCGGCGTCGCCTGGTGCGCCGCGTTCCGGCCCTGGTTCCGCAATCGACCCGAAGACATGCCCGCCCTGAACCAGGCGGAGCGCCAGCTCATCCTCAGCGGTCGACTGGCTCGGAGCACGTCGCATCATGAGCCACTGCCGTGGTCTCGAGCCTTGAGATCGACGAGCGTCTGGTCGCTCTGCCTGATGTACGGCTGCCTGGGATACACCGGCAATTTCTTCCTCACGCTGCTGCCGACGTACCTGGCGACGCATCGCGGCATCGACTCGAACACGACGGCGACGCTGACGTCGCTGCCGTTCGCGTTCGGGATCGCCTCGTGCCTCATCGGCGGCGTCGTCTCGGACCTTTGCATTCGCCGTTTCGGCCCGCGCTGGGGACGGCCGATGATCGGTTCGATCGGCATGGCCGTCGCCGCATCAGCGTTCCTGGCGATCCCCTGGGCCGCCGACGTCCGGCTCCTGGGTGTGCTCCTCTGCCTGACGTTCGCGGGCAACGATCTGGCCATGGCGCCGGCCTGGGCGGCGGCCGCCGATATCGGCGAACGCCATGCCGGAGCGCTCTCGGGAATGATGAACATGTTCTCCAGCCTGACCGCCGCCGTTGGCGCGGTCGTCGCCGGTCGGTTGTTCGGAATCGGCAGCCTGACACTCCCCTTCATCATCTTCTCGGCCGCGTACCTGATCGGCGCCATCTGCTGGCTGGGCGTCGACGGCTCCAAGACGCTCTCGACGCCCGCCGACGCCTGACTCTTGGTTCCCGCCCGTTTCGGACTTAGACTGGTTCCATCGATAACCGGACAACGACAGCGATCGAGACGATGCGAGGCCAGAGATGAATCGTCGAACCTTTCTGGAACGGGCGACGGGCGCGGCGGCCGCCGGCGCGGGGCTGATCGGCGTCGGGCGCTCGGCGCGGGGCAGGGCGGCCGACGGCCCGTCGATCAACGTGCTGCTCGACGAGCCGATCGGCGTGATCCGGCCGGAGATCTACAGCCAGTTCACCGAGCACATCGGCGGCGTGATCTACGACGGCATCTGGGTCGGGCCGGATTCGAAGGTCGAGAACATCGGCGGAATCCGCAAGAAGCTGATCGACCACATCCAGCGGATCGGCAACGTCGTGATCCGCTGGCCGGGCGGCTGCTTCGCCGACAGCTACCACTGGCGCGACGGCATCGGCCCGGTCGCGAAACGTCCCCGACGTTTCGGCCGCTGGAGCGAGGCGACCGAGCCCAACACGTTCGGCACGCACGAGTTCATCCGCTTCTGCCGGCTCACCAAGACCGAGCCGTACTTGGCGGCCAACGTCGGGGCGGGCTCGCCGGAAGAGTTCCAGCATTGGGTCGAATACTGCAACGCCCCGGCAGGCGCGACGAGCCTGGCCGACGAACGCGTCGCCAACGGTGATAAAGACCCCTTCGGCGTCCGCTACTGGGGGGTGGGCAACGAGAGCTGGGGATGCGGCGGCAAGTTCACGCCCGAGGATTACTGCCGCGAGTATCGCCGATTCACCGAGTGGGTTCCCGAATACGGCGTGAAGCCTTACCTGATCGCCGCGGGACCGAACAGCAACGACCTCGACTGGACGCGCCGGTTTTTCGCCAAATGGGCCGATGGTGCCCGGGCTCCGATCCAGGGCTGGGCCCCTCATTATTATTGCGGCACCACCGGCCACGCCCTGGAGTTCAACCACGACCAGTGGTACGAGATGTTCCACAAGGCGAACCAGATGGAGACGCTGATCCGCGAGCAGTGGGGCGTCCTCGGCCAGTTCGACCCCGAGCACAAGATCAAGCTGATCATCGACGAGTGGGGGGCCTGGCATCCCAAGGGGACCGAGATCAACGCCCGGCACCTGTTCGAGCAGATGGGCTGCCTCCGCGACGCCCTGGTCGCGGCCTTGACCCTCGACACGTTCAATCGCCACGCCGACAAGGTCGACATGGCGAACGTCGCGCAGCTCATCAACAACATCCACTCGCTGTTCCTGGCCGACGGCGATCAGTTCGTCGCCACGCCCAACTTCTACGTCTTCGAGATGTACAAAGCCCACCACAACGGCAAGGCCGTGCGGATCGACGTCCAGACTCCCGAAGCGACCTTCCGCGCCGAGGGGAAGGAACAACACCTGTTCCGGGTCGCGGGCTCGGCCTCGCGCTCGGGCGACCGCGGGCTGACGCTGACCCTCGTTCACACTCATCCGACCGAGCCGGTCGAGATCGCCGTCAACCTCAAGGGGGGCAAGGCGGCGTCGGTGCGTCAAACGGTCCTGTCGCACGAGCAGCTGAACGCGCACAACACGTTCGCCGAACCGCTCACCCTCGTCCCCAGAACGACCGAGACAAAGCTGACCGGCGGCGTGATCCGCCCGACGCTTGCACCGGCCTCGGTCACGCGGTTCGACGTCACGCTTGAAGCCTGATCGGGGCGGGCGGATCACTCGGGGGCGGCTTGAGGCTCGTCCACCGCCATGGGGGCCATGCCCGCGCGATCCATCGGTCGATAGCCCGACTTGACGGCGAGGCCGATCAGGAGTGCGACCCAGACGAAGAACAGCCCCAGCGCCGCGGCGAATCTCTTGCGATCCCGACTCACATTCTCGTCCTTCACACGAACCTCCTTGTTCCTCATACGTCTTCCGTTTCCGTTTCCGACGGGCTCTTTTCGCCCACGGCCGGCTTGGGGCCCAGGGCGGTCGCGAAGTCGTAGACGTCGTCGAAGTCGGAGCGCCGATCGTCGGGCGTCTTGTCGAGGTCGCCAGAGGCGATCAGGTTGAAGACGATCTCGCCGATGTCGGACGTCGAGCAAAGGCCCCATTGTTCGAGCACGGGGACCGCCAACAAACCGAACTGGCGGATAGCCAGTCGCCGCGCCGCGTGGCAGACCTGCTTGCCGGTGACATGCCCCGACGGCTCGGACTTGCCCTTGACCGTCGGACGCCCCCGGCGCGGTCGCGGGCCTCGGGCGCGCTCGGCCCGACGTGCGTCGCGGAGCTTGCGGCTCCGCGCCAGGTGGAGCGATTCGAGCACGAACGCATAGGCTTCGAGTGAATAGCGCGGGTCCTTGGCGATGACCCGTCCGATCTCGTCGCGAAAACTCATTTCAGTCACCTTGGCTCAATCATCGCCGATGTCGCTCGACCCGTCATCGAAGATCGACTCGGGGTCGCTCCGCCCGTTCCCCTCGCCTCTCGAACTCGACGACGAGCGAGGCGGACGGCCTCGGGGAGGTTCGACGTCGAGGACGTCGTCACGGCCGATGATGATCCGGCGGCCGTCGTCGTATTCGACGATGAGTTTCTGGGCCAGGATGTCCTGGGCCATGATCCGCCCTCGGCCCTTGGCGGTGCCGACCCGGGCGCCTACCGGCGGCAGTTCTTTTTCGAGTTCTCGATAGCTGTCGTACTCGTAGCGAAGGCAGCACTTGAGCCGGCCGCAACGGCCCGAAATCTTGGCCGGGTCGAGGGTCGTCTTCTGGAGCTTGGCCATCTTCATAGAGACTGGCGGCATTGCGGTCAGGTGCGTGTTGCAGCAGACCGGCTTGCCGCAATCGCCGTAGTCGGCCAGCAGCTTGGCCTCGTCGCGGACGCCGATCTGACGCATCTCGATCCGGGTCCGCAAGACGCGGGCGAGGTCCTTGACCAGCTCGCGGAAATCGACCCGCTTCTCCGCCAGGTAGTAGAAGATCACCCGCTCGCGGCCGTGGAGGATCTCGACGTCCACCAGCTCCATCTGCATCCGTCGTTTGGCGATCAGATCGCGGCAGGTGGAGAACGCCGACTTCTCGAGCGCGGGGAGGTCCTTTTCCTGCTCGAAATCGGCTTCGGCGGCCACCCGGAGGATCTCCTGGGCGGCCTGGCGCTCCAGGAACTGCGTCGTGCGGTCGGTCGCGGGACAGAGGACCTCGCCGAGTTCCAGCCCGCGATCGCTGCGGATCACCACGCGCTGCCCGCGCGCGAACTCCTCGCCGGGCGAGCCGGTGCACTCGCCGAGAAGCCGCATGCGACCGTAGCGTACGACGTAAGCCATCGCGCTCGTTCAAATAAGGAAAAGGGCCGGGCAGGTCCAGGACGTTCGTCGATCCGCCACCCGAATTATGACCGCCCACAGGGTTTGACGAAAGGGGAGAACGCGCCAGGCCCCCCGACGGTCGATTCCCGACCGGAATCCCAGCGCGGTAATCTGGAATCGTAAGCGGTCACGGCCTGGTATTGAACTTTGCCGTTGAGGGCGCTATACCGTCGTAATGACGAACGCGCCGCCGATCCCCGAGGAGCTTTGGAGTAAAGTGCCGCCTGACGCGCAGGCGGCCGTCGCCGCCGTGTTTCTGGCGACACAGCGGCGGATCGACGTTCTGGAGCGGCGGATCGCCGATCTCGAGGCGCGGCTGAACCAGAACTCGACCAACTCGTCGAAGCCGCCGTCGTCGGACCCGATCGGGGTGAAGCGGAAGCCGCCGGCGCCGCCGTCGCGACGCAAGCGGGGCGGACAGCCCGGGCATCGCAGGGCGGTCCGGCCGCTGGTTCCGCCGGAGCAGCTCGACTCGTCGACCGACTGCAAGCCGACGTCGTGCCGGCGGTGCAAGGGGCCGCTCGACGGCGTCGATCCGGCGCCGTTGGTCCATCAGGTCGCCGAAATCCCCCGGTTCGATCCGTGGGTGGATCAGTATCGGTTGCATCGTCTGACCTGCCCCGGCTGCGGCGCGTCGACTTGCGGCACGCTCCCCGAGGGGGGCTCCGCGAGTTGTTTCGGCCCGCGGCTCCAGGCGGTGCTGGCGACCCTGGCCGGGGCCTATCGGCTGAGCAAGCGGCAGATCCGCCAGTTGGCCGGCGACTTGCTGGGGCTGTCGATCTCCACCGGCATGATCGCCAAGTTGGAGCGGCGGTCGGCCCTCGCCCTGGCCGAACCCCACCGCGAACTGGCCGCGGCGGTCCACGAGGCGGCCGTGGTCAACGTCGACGAGACCGGCTGGCGCGAGCAAGGCCGTCGGGCCTGGCTGTGGGCGGCGACGACCCCGACCGCCACGGTCTTCGCGATCGCCGCGAACCGCTCCGGCGAGGTCGCCCGAAGCCTGCTCGGCGACAGGCCGGACCGGACCGTCGGCAGCGACCGCTTCAGCGCGTACAACTGGATCGCCGCGGCGGACCGGCAACTGTGCTGGAGCCATCTCCGCCGCGATTTCCAGGCGATGATCGACCGCGGCGGGGTCGGCGCGAAGTTCGGCGGCCGGCTGCTGGGGTTGTCGAACCGGCTGTTCCGGATCCATCGCAAGGCGCGCGACGGACTGCTCGGCGGAGCGACATATCAAAAAGCGATCGGCGGTCTGGAACGGCTGGTCCACGCGACGCTGGAGGCCGGCGCGCGGTGCGCGAGCGAGCGGGCGGCCGGTACGTGCTCGGAGCTGTTGCGGCTGGAAGCCGGGCTGTGGAACTTCGCGCGGCGGCCGGGCGTCGAGCCGACCAACAACGTCTCGGAACGCGCGGTGCGTCACGCCGTGATCTGGCGACGGATCAGCGGCGGGACCGCCAGCGCTTCGGGGAGTCGGTTCGTCGAGCGGATGCTGACGGTCGTCGCCACCTGCCGACGACAAGGCCGCAACGTGCTCGACTATCTGACCTCCGCCTTCCAGGCCCATCGCGCGGCCCTCGCCGTCCCATCGCTGACCCCGCCCTCAGTCGGCTCGCGCTGATTCAACAGCGCCGACCCGTGAACGGTTACCTGGAATCAATGGCCGCCTTACTTCGCCTGGACCGAACGACCGCCCGACTTCCGATCGCTTGTCCCATGAGATTCCCAACATGAGAACGCCCGCGTGCTTCGTCCCTCTGAACTGGCTCCTCGTCGTCATGCTTGGAGGCGTCGTGCAAATCAAGGCGTGCGAGCGGCCCGAGCTTCAGATCATCAACGGAAGCTCACAGCCGATCGAGATCTTCTGGCTGAAATCCGACGCCGAGCGCGTGCCGAACGGGACGGCGGCACCGGGAGAAGCGAGGGTCATCCAGACCACGATCGGGCATCGCTTCAGGATCGTCGGACGCGACGACGGCGCGGAAGCGGTGGTCACGGCGACGTTGCCGGTGCAAGCGTTCCGCTTTCAGCCCTCGTTGCGAGGCAAGGCGATCGAGAACGCGGAAGGTCAGGTGATCCCGCCGCCGGGAAGCGCCGCCGTCCCGCCCTTCTACGCCAAATTCATCAGCGCACGGGGTTTTCCGATCGTGGCGTCGGCGCGGGTGAACGATTACGCCTTGAAAGAGGCGGCGTTCCTCGTGAATGCGATGCTCGACAAACGGCCCGACGTCCGCGCCGCGATGATCCGGAGCGGCTCTCGGCTGTGCATCATGGCGTACGATGAGTTCACGACCGACCTGCCGGAGTTCCAGAACCTCGGCGATACGAAGCAGTCCGGCGGCCTGGACGGCAAGAGCTTCTGGGACGCCCGCGCACGGGGCCTCGGCGGCAGTCGAACAGATCCCTATTGCTCATGCGGTGAAGAGAACTTGCTGGGCTACGCCGGCGATCCGTACGCGATCGAGAACATCCTGATCCATGAGTTCGCGCACAACATCCACCTGCGCGGCATGGTGAACGTCGATCCGACTTTCGACACGCGCCTGAGGGAGACGTACGCCAAGGCGATGGCGCAGGGTTTGTGGAAGGGAAAATACGCGTCGGTCGATCCGCACGAGTACTTCGCCGAAGGAGTCCAGTCCTGGTTCGACGATAACCGCGAGAACGACCACGACCACAACCACGTCAACACGCGGGCCGAGCTGCTGGAATACGACCCCGGACTCGCCGCGCTGTGCCGGGAAGTCTTCGGCGACACCGTCCTGGTCTACACAAAGCCCGCCACTCGACTCTCGGGCCATCTGGCCGGCTACGACCCGAGCAAGGCGCCGACGTTCGTCTGGCCTCCTCGACTGGACAAAGCTCGGTCGGCGATTCAGAACGAGGCTCAAACACGCGACCGCAAGGCGAACCAATGACGAAGGCTGAGGGTCGCGGAGATCCGTCTTCTATCGCCGGGCCCGAATCGACATAATACGCGCGGACGATTCGGCTCGAATAAGGATGCTCGACGATGATCAAAGAAGAACTGCTGGCTCTCCTGGTTTGCCCGCTCGGCCGCGCCCCCCTGCGGCTCGAAGGCGAAACGCTCGTCTGCACCCGTTGCGGCCTGCGCTACGCCATCAACGACGGCATCCCCAACATGCTCTACGAGGAAGCCGAGCTTCCCGAGGGCGTCAAATCGATCGCCGACCTTGAATGCTCCAAGGCGGGCGACGTCAAACCGTCGTGACCCAAATGAAAAGAGCGAGGGGGACGGCCCCTCGCTCCGGAGTTGATCGAACGTCGCCGAGAGCCGAGACTCAGGCGAGGATCTCCTTGGCGACGACGCCCGCGACGTCGGTGAGGCGGAAGTCGCGGCCGGCGTAGCGGTAGGTCAAACGCTCGTGGTCCAGGCCCATCAGGGCGAGGATCGTGGCGTGAAGGTCGTTGGTGTGCATCCGGCCTTCGACGGCGTTGAGGCCGAACTCGTCCGAAGAGCCGAACGAGAAGCCCGGCTTGACGCCGGCGCCGGCCAGCCACATCGGATAGCCGGTGATGTTGTGGTCGCGACCGTCCACGCCCTGCGACGTCGGCAGGCGGCCGAACTCGCTGCCGAAGAGGATCAGCGTCTCGTCGAGCAGCCCGCGCTGGGACAGGTCGGCCAGGAGGGCGGCGGTGGCCTGGTCGGTCGCCTTGGCGTTGTTGATGAGACCGTTGTGCAAGTTGGTGTGGTGG contains:
- a CDS encoding MFS transporter; the encoded protein is MTTIATAAARPTKVRLLVLAAACSLAIVTYIHRVGFATASAEIREPLGLSDGQLGALMAAFMVAYGLFEIPWGVLGDRVGVRSVLSIVILGGSALTAALALVFWLPPKTAWSFGALFALRFLFGAFQAGTFPAISRMIADWIPMDERGRVQGLVWMSSRLGGVIAPMLMVWLFKVMGAPQWPLVLIALLGVAWCAAFRPWFRNRPEDMPALNQAERQLILSGRLARSTSHHEPLPWSRALRSTSVWSLCLMYGCLGYTGNFFLTLLPTYLATHRGIDSNTTATLTSLPFAFGIASCLIGGVVSDLCIRRFGPRWGRPMIGSIGMAVAASAFLAIPWAADVRLLGVLLCLTFAGNDLAMAPAWAAAADIGERHAGALSGMMNMFSSLTAAVGAVVAGRLFGIGSLTLPFIIFSAAYLIGAICWLGVDGSKTLSTPADA
- a CDS encoding alpha-N-arabinofuranosidase, with amino-acid sequence MNRRTFLERATGAAAAGAGLIGVGRSARGRAADGPSINVLLDEPIGVIRPEIYSQFTEHIGGVIYDGIWVGPDSKVENIGGIRKKLIDHIQRIGNVVIRWPGGCFADSYHWRDGIGPVAKRPRRFGRWSEATEPNTFGTHEFIRFCRLTKTEPYLAANVGAGSPEEFQHWVEYCNAPAGATSLADERVANGDKDPFGVRYWGVGNESWGCGGKFTPEDYCREYRRFTEWVPEYGVKPYLIAAGPNSNDLDWTRRFFAKWADGARAPIQGWAPHYYCGTTGHALEFNHDQWYEMFHKANQMETLIREQWGVLGQFDPEHKIKLIIDEWGAWHPKGTEINARHLFEQMGCLRDALVAALTLDTFNRHADKVDMANVAQLINNIHSLFLADGDQFVATPNFYVFEMYKAHHNGKAVRIDVQTPEATFRAEGKEQHLFRVAGSASRSGDRGLTLTLVHTHPTEPVEIAVNLKGGKAASVRQTVLSHEQLNAHNTFAEPLTLVPRTTETKLTGGVIRPTLAPASVTRFDVTLEA
- a CDS encoding Minf_1886 family protein yields the protein MSFRDEIGRVIAKDPRYSLEAYAFVLESLHLARSRKLRDARRAERARGPRPRRGRPTVKGKSEPSGHVTGKQVCHAARRLAIRQFGLLAVPVLEQWGLCSTSDIGEIVFNLIASGDLDKTPDDRRSDFDDVYDFATALGPKPAVGEKSPSETETEDV
- a CDS encoding PSP1 domain-containing protein, which encodes MAYVVRYGRMRLLGECTGSPGEEFARGQRVVIRSDRGLELGEVLCPATDRTTQFLERQAAQEILRVAAEADFEQEKDLPALEKSAFSTCRDLIAKRRMQMELVDVEILHGRERVIFYYLAEKRVDFRELVKDLARVLRTRIEMRQIGVRDEAKLLADYGDCGKPVCCNTHLTAMPPVSMKMAKLQKTTLDPAKISGRCGRLKCCLRYEYDSYRELEKELPPVGARVGTAKGRGRIMAQDILAQKLIVEYDDGRRIIIGRDDVLDVEPPRGRPPRSSSSSRGEGNGRSDPESIFDDGSSDIGDD
- the tnpC gene encoding IS66 family transposase, translating into MTNAPPIPEELWSKVPPDAQAAVAAVFLATQRRIDVLERRIADLEARLNQNSTNSSKPPSSDPIGVKRKPPAPPSRRKRGGQPGHRRAVRPLVPPEQLDSSTDCKPTSCRRCKGPLDGVDPAPLVHQVAEIPRFDPWVDQYRLHRLTCPGCGASTCGTLPEGGSASCFGPRLQAVLATLAGAYRLSKRQIRQLAGDLLGLSISTGMIAKLERRSALALAEPHRELAAAVHEAAVVNVDETGWREQGRRAWLWAATTPTATVFAIAANRSGEVARSLLGDRPDRTVGSDRFSAYNWIAAADRQLCWSHLRRDFQAMIDRGGVGAKFGGRLLGLSNRLFRIHRKARDGLLGGATYQKAIGGLERLVHATLEAGARCASERAAGTCSELLRLEAGLWNFARRPGVEPTNNVSERAVRHAVIWRRISGGTASASGSRFVERMLTVVATCRRQGRNVLDYLTSAFQAHRAALAVPSLTPPSVGSR
- a CDS encoding Trm112 family protein; translation: MIKEELLALLVCPLGRAPLRLEGETLVCTRCGLRYAINDGIPNMLYEEAELPEGVKSIADLECSKAGDVKPS